Proteins co-encoded in one Ruegeria pomeroyi DSS-3 genomic window:
- a CDS encoding dihydroneopterin aldolase: MSSEIRLAFAHPSERSEATASRGPLDRISLRDHVVEVEIGAFQAERGTTQRICFNVVVEVMPLTGPIDDDVDRILSYDRVTEAIARALAEERLNLLETLAARVAELILHEPQAVRVFVRIEKLDRGPGALGVEIVRGRDKLHVDQNEDLRPHPRLVYLSNAAIDSAHLKGWIDQLEHRERPLIICVGASSLAVPQTGHAMTQRRIDLLAIEQNAWRLAARDLRCKVVSTRTELDWAMKNGQICVWAPSKIVLDAVDGPSAKPSEAVALAAWFAATFEAGEMLVIGAALPEGTEVPLRAVPVEQAEL, encoded by the coding sequence ATGAGTTCCGAAATCCGCCTTGCCTTTGCCCATCCTTCGGAACGCTCCGAAGCGACGGCATCGCGCGGTCCTTTGGACCGTATCTCGCTGCGTGACCATGTGGTCGAGGTCGAGATCGGCGCCTTTCAGGCCGAGCGGGGCACCACCCAGCGCATCTGTTTCAACGTGGTGGTCGAGGTGATGCCGCTGACCGGCCCCATCGACGACGATGTCGACCGCATCCTGTCCTATGACCGGGTGACCGAGGCGATTGCCCGCGCCCTGGCCGAAGAGCGGCTTAACCTGCTTGAAACCCTGGCCGCGCGGGTGGCCGAGCTGATCCTGCACGAGCCCCAGGCGGTGCGTGTCTTTGTCCGCATCGAAAAGCTGGATCGCGGCCCCGGCGCGCTGGGGGTCGAAATCGTGCGCGGGCGCGACAAGCTGCATGTGGATCAGAACGAGGATCTGCGCCCGCACCCGCGCCTTGTCTACCTGTCCAACGCGGCGATCGATTCAGCGCATCTCAAGGGCTGGATCGACCAGCTGGAACATCGCGAGCGGCCGCTGATCATCTGCGTCGGCGCCTCGTCCCTGGCGGTGCCGCAGACCGGTCACGCGATGACCCAGCGGCGGATCGACCTGCTGGCCATCGAGCAGAACGCCTGGCGGCTGGCGGCGCGTGATCTGCGCTGCAAGGTGGTCTCGACCCGGACCGAGCTGGACTGGGCCATGAAGAACGGCCAGATCTGCGTCTGGGCACCCTCCAAGATCGTGCTGGACGCGGTGGATGGCCCCTCGGCCAAACCTTCCGAGGCGGTGGCACTGGCGGCCTGGTTCGCCGCTACCTTCGAGGCGGGCGAGATGCTGGTGATCGGTGCGGCCCTGCCCGAGGGGACCGAGGTGCCGCTGCGTGCGGTACCGGTGGAGCAGGCCGAGTTGTGA
- a CDS encoding DMT family transporter, with protein sequence MTQSPDITAKSWAMVATLGFVWGGTFLINELALEGITPFWLAAGRVCFGALLSTLVWRAMGGRLFSAPLSGSERLSLVIIALLSSAVPFSLIAWGQQYVTAGFTGVSMASIALMVLPLAHFFVPGERMTWRRALGFAIGFAGVALLMGAQAFESSGAALELPGRLACLAATACYAVASILMRRLPAVDPMGLSTVLLLIGVVAVLPMAWIAEGPPPSTDLRTLGLIVFLGMVPTAAANLLRVTLIRSAGPVFMSLTNYQVPIWSVLLGAALLGEPLPPVLLWSLLLILGGVGLSQYGALRRLFTRQ encoded by the coding sequence GTGACCCAATCCCCTGACATAACGGCGAAAAGCTGGGCGATGGTGGCGACGCTGGGCTTTGTCTGGGGCGGGACCTTTCTGATCAACGAACTGGCGCTCGAGGGGATCACGCCCTTTTGGCTGGCCGCCGGGCGGGTCTGTTTCGGGGCGCTGCTCAGCACCCTGGTCTGGCGCGCGATGGGCGGGCGGTTGTTCTCGGCGCCGCTCAGCGGGTCAGAGCGTCTCTCGCTCGTGATCATCGCGCTGCTCAGTTCGGCGGTGCCCTTCTCGCTGATCGCCTGGGGCCAGCAATATGTGACGGCCGGGTTTACCGGCGTTTCGATGGCCTCGATCGCCCTGATGGTGCTGCCGCTGGCGCATTTCTTTGTCCCGGGCGAGCGGATGACCTGGCGCCGCGCGCTGGGGTTTGCCATCGGCTTTGCCGGGGTTGCGCTGTTGATGGGCGCGCAGGCGTTCGAGAGCAGCGGCGCCGCGCTGGAACTGCCCGGGCGGCTGGCCTGTCTGGCGGCGACCGCCTGTTATGCGGTGGCCTCGATCCTGATGCGACGGCTGCCGGCGGTCGATCCGATGGGCCTGTCAACCGTGCTGTTGCTGATCGGGGTGGTCGCGGTGCTGCCGATGGCCTGGATCGCCGAAGGCCCGCCGCCCTCCACCGATCTGCGCACGCTGGGCCTGATCGTGTTCCTGGGCATGGTGCCCACGGCCGCGGCCAATCTGTTGCGTGTCACCCTGATCCGCAGCGCCGGGCCGGTGTTCATGAGCCTGACCAACTATCAGGTGCCGATCTGGTCGGTCCTGCTGGGCGCGGCCCTGCTGGGAGAGCCGCTGCCGCCGGTGCTGCTTTGGTCGCTCTTGCTGATCCTGGGCGGGGTCGGGCTCAGCCAGTATGGCGCGCTCAGGCGGCTGTTCACCCGTCAATAA
- the glmM gene encoding phosphoglucosamine mutase yields MRKLFGTDGVRGTANTHPMTAEMALRIGAAVGRYFRREAGGVHRVVIGKDTRLSGYMFENALTAGLASTGMNVLLLGPVPTPAVGLMTRSMRADLGVMISASHNSAEDNGIKFFGPDGFKLSDQAEMEIEEMVATGVRLAQAHNIGRVRRVDDARFRYGERVKSSLTRGLRLDGLKVVVDCANGAAHRTAPEILWELGADVVPIGTSPDGLNINRGCGSTCPRTASEAVVAHGADVGICLDGDADRVIVIDQLGNVADGDQIMALLAARWAAEGRLQGGALVATVMSNLGLERFLGDRGIGLERTAVGDRYVVERMREGGFNLGGEQSGHIVMSDFATTGDGLMAGLHFLGEMMRSGQPSSELVRQFVPVPQLLKNVRFAKGQTPLDAASVQSAIAEAEGVLNGSGRLLIRKSGTEPLIRVMAECEDEALLTRAVDSVVEAVADAVQA; encoded by the coding sequence ATGCGTAAGCTGTTCGGAACCGATGGGGTGCGGGGCACCGCGAATACCCATCCGATGACCGCCGAAATGGCGCTCAGGATCGGCGCGGCCGTCGGGCGCTATTTCCGGCGCGAGGCTGGCGGCGTGCATCGTGTCGTCATCGGCAAGGATACCCGCCTGTCTGGCTACATGTTCGAGAACGCGTTGACCGCGGGCCTTGCCTCGACCGGCATGAACGTGCTGCTGCTGGGGCCTGTGCCCACACCCGCCGTTGGCCTGATGACCCGTTCGATGCGCGCCGATCTGGGCGTGATGATCTCGGCCAGCCACAATTCAGCCGAGGATAACGGTATCAAGTTCTTCGGTCCCGACGGGTTCAAGCTGTCCGATCAGGCCGAGATGGAGATCGAGGAGATGGTCGCGACCGGCGTGCGGCTGGCGCAGGCGCATAATATTGGCCGTGTGCGCCGGGTGGATGATGCGCGCTTTCGCTATGGCGAGCGGGTGAAATCCTCGCTCACGCGCGGGCTGCGGCTCGACGGGCTCAAGGTGGTGGTGGATTGCGCCAACGGGGCCGCGCATCGCACCGCACCTGAAATCCTGTGGGAACTGGGTGCCGATGTGGTGCCGATTGGGACGTCGCCGGACGGTCTCAACATCAACCGTGGCTGCGGCTCGACCTGTCCGCGCACCGCGTCCGAGGCGGTGGTGGCCCATGGCGCGGATGTGGGGATCTGCCTGGACGGGGACGCCGACCGGGTCATCGTGATCGATCAACTTGGAAATGTTGCCGATGGCGACCAGATCATGGCGCTGTTGGCGGCGCGCTGGGCGGCCGAGGGCCGATTGCAGGGCGGCGCCCTGGTGGCGACCGTGATGTCGAACCTGGGGCTTGAACGGTTTCTGGGCGATCGCGGCATCGGGCTGGAGCGGACCGCGGTCGGTGATCGCTATGTGGTCGAGCGGATGCGCGAAGGTGGCTTCAACCTGGGGGGCGAGCAATCGGGCCATATCGTGATGAGCGACTTCGCCACCACGGGTGACGGGCTGATGGCGGGCTTGCATTTCCTGGGCGAGATGATGCGGTCTGGTCAGCCCTCCTCCGAGTTGGTGCGCCAGTTCGTTCCGGTCCCGCAACTGCTCAAGAACGTGCGGTTTGCAAAGGGGCAGACCCCGCTTGACGCCGCATCGGTGCAATCGGCGATAGCCGAGGCCGAGGGGGTGTTGAACGGCTCTGGGCGTCTGTTGATCCGCAAGTCGGGCACCGAACCGCTGATCCGGGTGATGGCCGAGTGTGAGGACGAGGCGCTGCTGACCAGGGCGGTCGACAGCGTGGTCGAGGCGGTGGCCGACGCGGTCCAGGCTTGA
- a CDS encoding multicopper oxidase family protein produces the protein MTFTRRHVLKTATACALMPRLAEAAPITLTAMEARQQIAPEGYPDTAIWGYEGGAPGPEIRVAQGGRLSRRLINRLPQPTAVHWHGIRIDNAMDGVPGLTQQAVPTGGSFDYDFTLPDAGTYWYHSHNRSMEQVARGLHGPLIVDEASAPDIDGEHVLVLDDWRLDPDTAAIGANFDNGHDLSHAGRIGNLLTVNGRFDPAFRARPAERLRLRLINAANARVFEVGLDGMQGWIVALDGMPLEEPLVVSGAFPLAPAQRADLIVDITAETGASASLLSIERDGGYGLCRFDVSGQGAGAARAAPAPLPPNPLPVIEGLADSPLHQMRLQGGAMRWLDSALLGETEMSGRELAQLGKFWALDGRADRSATPFLEAARGSLHRIAFVNETGFDHGMHLHGHHFRLIAPNGALGPWRDTVLVAPGETRQIALVADNPGDWLLHCHMLGHAAAGMTSWFRVT, from the coding sequence ATGACATTCACCCGCCGACATGTTCTGAAGACAGCCACCGCCTGCGCGCTGATGCCACGTCTGGCTGAGGCCGCGCCGATCACGCTGACCGCCATGGAGGCCCGCCAGCAGATCGCGCCCGAAGGGTATCCCGACACCGCGATCTGGGGCTATGAGGGCGGCGCGCCGGGCCCTGAAATCCGGGTCGCGCAGGGCGGACGTCTCAGCCGCCGCCTGATCAACCGGCTGCCGCAGCCCACTGCCGTGCATTGGCACGGTATCCGCATCGACAATGCGATGGATGGCGTGCCGGGCCTGACGCAGCAGGCGGTGCCGACCGGGGGCAGTTTCGATTACGATTTCACCCTGCCGGACGCGGGCACCTATTGGTACCACTCGCACAACCGCTCGATGGAGCAGGTGGCGCGCGGGTTGCATGGCCCGCTGATCGTGGACGAGGCCAGTGCGCCCGATATCGACGGTGAGCACGTGCTGGTGCTGGATGACTGGCGGCTCGACCCGGACACGGCCGCGATCGGCGCGAATTTCGACAATGGCCACGACCTGAGCCATGCCGGGCGCATTGGCAACCTTCTGACCGTGAATGGCCGGTTCGACCCCGCCTTCAGGGCCAGACCTGCCGAGCGCCTGCGCCTGCGCCTGATCAATGCCGCCAATGCGCGGGTCTTCGAGGTCGGGCTGGACGGCATGCAGGGCTGGATCGTGGCGCTGGACGGGATGCCGCTGGAGGAACCGCTGGTGGTCAGCGGCGCCTTTCCGCTGGCCCCGGCGCAGCGGGCCGACCTGATCGTGGATATCACCGCCGAGACTGGCGCCAGTGCCAGCCTGCTCAGCATCGAGCGCGACGGCGGCTATGGGTTGTGCCGGTTCGACGTCTCGGGGCAGGGCGCGGGCGCGGCCCGCGCGGCGCCGGCGCCGCTGCCGCCCAACCCGCTGCCGGTCATCGAGGGGCTGGCCGACAGCCCGCTGCACCAGATGCGGCTGCAGGGGGGCGCGATGCGCTGGCTTGACAGCGCCCTGCTGGGCGAGACCGAGATGAGCGGGCGCGAACTGGCGCAGCTGGGCAAGTTCTGGGCGCTCGACGGCCGCGCCGACCGGTCCGCGACCCCGTTCCTGGAGGCCGCGCGCGGCAGCCTGCACCGGATCGCCTTTGTCAACGAGACCGGTTTCGATCATGGCATGCATCTGCATGGCCATCATTTCCGCCTGATCGCCCCCAATGGCGCGCTGGGTCCCTGGCGCGACACGGTGCTGGTGGCGCCGGGCGAGACCCGGCAGATCGCGCTGGTCGCCGACAATCCGGGCGACTGGCTGTTGCATTGCCACATGCTGGGCCATGCGGCGGCGGGCATGACAAGCTGGTTTCGCGTCACCTGA
- the folP gene encoding dihydropteroate synthase: MSDYFRPLVQQGAKRPSDAVTLAGGALWFTHAEHLRRDRPGRVIAAADIPPDQMERLTAGRAALAGLDMGQAHLMGILNVTPDSFSDGGRHFGIEAARRVALEMVAQGVSLLDVGGESTRPGALEVPAEDEIHRTAPVIEAIRAETGTAISIDTRKASVAEAALAAGASLVNDVSGFTFDAALAPLCAETRTPVCIMHAQGDPATMQQDPHYDDVLLDVYDFLAAQVDRLVARGMARGQIVIDPGIGFGKTQDHNLTLLRNLSLFHGIGCPILLGVSRKRFIGTIGKEPRAQARGPGSISVGLAGLAQGVQILRVHDVAETAQALRLWAAVR; the protein is encoded by the coding sequence GTGAGCGACTACTTCCGCCCCCTGGTACAGCAGGGCGCGAAACGGCCCAGCGACGCGGTGACGCTGGCGGGCGGCGCGCTTTGGTTCACCCATGCCGAACATCTGCGCCGCGACCGGCCGGGCAGGGTGATCGCCGCCGCCGATATCCCGCCGGATCAGATGGAGCGCTTGACGGCCGGGCGCGCGGCGCTGGCCGGGCTCGACATGGGGCAGGCGCATCTGATGGGTATCCTCAACGTCACGCCCGACAGTTTCTCGGACGGAGGACGCCATTTCGGGATCGAGGCCGCCCGCCGCGTCGCGCTGGAGATGGTGGCGCAGGGGGTCAGCCTGCTGGATGTGGGGGGGGAATCGACCCGGCCTGGCGCGCTCGAAGTGCCCGCCGAGGACGAAATCCATCGTACCGCACCGGTGATCGAGGCGATCCGGGCCGAGACCGGCACCGCCATTTCGATCGACACCCGCAAGGCCAGCGTGGCCGAGGCGGCGCTGGCCGCCGGTGCCAGCCTGGTGAACGATGTGTCGGGGTTTACCTTTGACGCCGCTTTGGCGCCGCTCTGCGCCGAGACGCGAACACCGGTGTGCATCATGCATGCGCAGGGCGATCCGGCGACCATGCAGCAGGACCCGCATTACGATGATGTCCTGCTCGATGTGTATGATTTTCTGGCCGCACAGGTGGACCGGCTGGTCGCGCGGGGCATGGCGCGCGGTCAGATCGTGATCGACCCGGGTATCGGGTTCGGCAAGACGCAAGACCACAATCTGACCCTGCTGCGCAACCTGTCGCTGTTTCACGGTATCGGCTGCCCGATCCTGCTCGGGGTCTCGCGCAAGCGCTTCATCGGCACCATCGGCAAGGAACCGCGCGCGCAGGCGCGCGGGCCGGGCTCGATTTCCGTTGGTTTGGCGGGGCTTGCGCAGGGGGTCCAGATTTTGCGCGTGCATGACGTGGCCGAAACGGCACAGGCCTTGCGCCTGTGGGCCGCCGTCCGGTAA
- the ilvC gene encoding ketol-acid reductoisomerase, with product MRVYYDRDCDINLIKDKKVAILGYGSQGHAHALNLRDSGAKNLVVALREGSASAKKAEGEGLTVMGIAEAAAWCDVIMFTMPDELQAETYKKYVHDNIRPGAAIAFAHGLNVHFGLIEPKEGVDVIMMAPKGPGHTVRGEYTKGGGVPCLVAVHTDATGKALEIGLSYCSAIGGGRSGIIETNFREECETDLFGEQAVLCGGLVELIRCGFETLVEAGYAPEMAYFECLHEVKLIVDLIYEGGIANMDYSISNTAEYGQYVTGPRILPYEQTKASMKAVLTDIQQGKFVRDFMLENAVGQPTIKASRRANDEHQIEQVGQKLRDMMPWISAGKMVDKSKN from the coding sequence ATGCGCGTCTATTACGATCGTGACTGCGACATCAACCTGATCAAGGACAAGAAAGTGGCCATCCTGGGCTATGGCTCGCAGGGTCACGCCCACGCGCTGAACCTGCGCGACAGCGGTGCCAAGAACCTGGTCGTCGCCCTGCGCGAAGGCTCGGCCTCGGCCAAGAAAGCCGAAGGCGAAGGGCTGACCGTCATGGGCATCGCCGAAGCGGCGGCCTGGTGCGACGTGATCATGTTCACCATGCCCGACGAACTGCAGGCCGAGACCTACAAGAAATACGTGCATGACAACATCCGTCCCGGCGCGGCGATTGCCTTTGCCCACGGCCTGAACGTGCATTTCGGCCTGATCGAGCCCAAGGAAGGCGTCGACGTCATCATGATGGCGCCCAAGGGCCCCGGCCACACCGTGCGCGGCGAATACACCAAGGGCGGCGGCGTGCCCTGCCTGGTGGCCGTTCACACCGATGCCACCGGCAAGGCGCTGGAAATCGGCCTGTCCTACTGCTCGGCCATCGGCGGCGGCCGTTCGGGCATCATCGAGACCAACTTCCGCGAGGAATGCGAAACCGACCTGTTCGGCGAGCAGGCCGTGCTGTGCGGTGGTCTGGTCGAGCTGATCCGCTGCGGGTTCGAGACCCTGGTCGAGGCCGGATACGCTCCGGAAATGGCCTATTTCGAATGTCTGCACGAGGTGAAGCTGATCGTCGACCTGATCTATGAAGGCGGCATCGCCAACATGGATTACTCGATCTCGAACACCGCCGAATACGGCCAGTATGTCACCGGCCCGCGCATCCTGCCCTATGAGCAGACCAAGGCGTCGATGAAGGCGGTTCTGACCGACATCCAGCAGGGCAAGTTCGTCCGCGACTTCATGCTGGAAAACGCGGTTGGCCAGCCGACCATCAAAGCCTCGCGCCGTGCCAATGACGAGCACCAGATCGAACAGGTCGGCCAGAAGCTGCGCGACATGATGCCCTGGATCTCGGCCGGCAAGATGGTCGACAAGTCGAAGAACTGA